One part of the Vitis riparia cultivar Riparia Gloire de Montpellier isolate 1030 chromosome 8, EGFV_Vit.rip_1.0, whole genome shotgun sequence genome encodes these proteins:
- the LOC117920456 gene encoding transcription factor EMB1444-like isoform X1 encodes METSALRQLLKSFCNNSHWKYAVFWRLKHQNPMLLTWEDGYCDYPNPREPVESISDDIYLNNANDISSLNCEIDGFNGSYRYPVELAVANMSCLQYAFGEGVVGEVANTGNHCWVFTDDIFASRFNTIVPECPDEWLLQFVAGIKTVLLVPVIPHGVLQLGSLEKVAENVAVVACIKDSFDTLQNEVGFSVPFISNWNCLLHKVLYEDSEVVDSVKPKNSKLLSTNQAIPLFTVQDALQAFGEDLPLIHESESKKEISVFSVGLNEVSTLKGQCINNSQWGVIESNLSRFSCLEEELHAVSQYNNYNLEVLEESSEGIMKSYCAGGLIEPSVGDKDANDTGHRSTDSFFSFPLDCELHKALGLAMQRQTSDYIRGSSEDASSTAKPICNRDIVDVIEPLTQESSGYFAKGGDAVNLLEDVVANMHSGSDDTSSHRSNSVKSSTTLSGQFSTSSHVGNQSEGSALVQDDSLLWSHVKPEFVASRGNAFTNSSISSSSFKSTMTTLVDEEQQKKGYGCLQPRKGSKLSNVNKKRASPGNNQRPRPRDRQMIQDRVKELRELVPNGAKCSIDGLLDRTIKHMLFLRKTTDQAAKLKQRVHQEAASQKSENKCSHQNGTSWAFELGSELKVCPIVVEDLECPGHMLIEMLCNEHGLFLEIAQVIRGLELTILKGVMESRCDNMWAQFIVEVSRGFHRMDIFWPLMQLLQQNQNTISGKS; translated from the exons ATGGAGACTAGTGCTTTAAGGCAGTTGCTTAAGAGCTTTTGCAACAATTCGCATTGGAAATATGCAGTCTTTTGGAGACTTAAGCACCAGAACCCAAT gCTTTTGACATGGGAAGATGGGTATTGTGATTATCCAAATCCAAGAGAACCTGTGGAAAGCATATCAGATGATATTTACTTGAACAATGCAAATGATATATCTTCTTTAAACTGTGAAATAGATGGATTCAATGGAAGTTATCGATATCCAGTGGAACTAGCAGTGGCTAATATGTCATGTCTTCAGTATGCATTTGGAGAGGG GGTTGTTGGTGAAGTGGCAAACACAGGAAACCACTGCTGGGTCTTCACTGATGACATTTTTGCCAGCAGATTCAACACTATAGTCCCTGAG TGTCCAGATGAATGGCTACTCCAGTTTGTGGCAGGTATTAAG ACTGTACTGCTGGTGCCTGTTATTCCACATGGGGTTTTGCAACTTGGATCATTGGAGAAG GTTGCTGAAAATGTGGCTGTTGTTGCTTGTATTAAAGATAGTTTTGACACCCTTCAAAATGAAGTGGGGTTTTCAGTACCTTTCATCTCAAACTGGAATTGCCTACTCCACAAGGTTCTGTATGAAGACTCAGAGGTGGTTGACAGTGTCAAGCCCAAAAATAGCAAATTGTTGAGCACAAATCAAGCTATACCACTTTTCACGGTTCAAGATGCTCTTCAAGCATTTGGAGAAGATCTTCCATTGATTCATGAAAGTGAAAGCAAAAAGGAGATCAGTGTCTTTTCTGTGGGTTTAAATGAAGTATCAACTCTAAAAGGTCAGTGCATAAATAATAGTCAATGGGGGGTAATAGAGAGTAACCTATCCAGATTTTCTTGTCTGGAAGAAGAATTACATGCTGTTTCTCAGTATAACAACTACAATTTGGAGGTTCTTGAAGAATCTTCTGAAGGAATTATGAAGTCTTACTGTGCTGGAGGTTTGATTGAGCCGTCAGTTGGAGACAAGGATGCTAATGATACAGGCCATAGAAGTACAGACAGTTTCTTCAGTTTTCCCTTAGACTGTGAACTGCACAAAGCACTTGGATTGGCTATGCAGAGACAAACTAGTGATTATATTCGGGGATCATCTGAGGATGCATCTAGCACTGCAAAACCAATTTGCAATAGAGATATTGTTGATGTTATTGAGCCATTGACCCAGGAATCCAGTGGATATTTTGCCAAAGGAGGCGATGCAGTGAATCTCTTGGAAGATGTAGTTGCCAACATGCATAGTGGCTCAGATGATACGTCATCTCATAGATCCAATAGTGTTAAGTCATCTACAACCTTGTCAGGACAATTTTCTACCTCCTCCCATGTGGGTAATCAATCGGAAGGAAGTGCCTTGGTGCAAGATGATTCACTTCTGTGGAGCCATGTGAAACCTGAATTTGTTGCTAGCAGAGGAAATGCTTTTACTAATTCCTCGATTTCGTCGTCTTCATTTAAGAGCACAATGACCACATTGGTTGATGAAGAGCAGCAGAAAAAGGGGTATGGTTGCTTGCAGCCAAGGAAGGGCTCAAAGTTGTCTAATGTGAACAAAAAAAGGGCTAGTCCTGGTAATAACCAGAGGCCTAGACCGAGGGATAGACAGATGATTCAGGATCGAGTCAAGGAGCTGCGGGAACTTGTCCCAAATGGTGCCAAG TGCAGCATAGATGGCCTGTTAGATCGAACCATAAAGCACATGTTGTTTTTAAGAAAGACCACCGATCAGGCTGCAAAATTGAAGCAAAGGGTGCATCAAGAG GCAGCTAGTCAGAAGTCTGAAAACAAATGCAGTCATCAGAATGGGACAAGCTGGGCTTTTGAATTGGGAAGTGAGCTTAAAGTATGCCCCATAGTTGTCGAAGATCTTGAATGCCCTGGGCACATGCTCATTGAG ATGCTATGTAATGAGCATGGACTTTTCCTAGAGATTGCACAGGTAATTCGTGGATTAGAGTTGACCATCTTGAAGGGGGTGATGGAAAGCCGTTGCGACAATATGTGGGCTCAGTTTATCGTTGAG GTTTCTAGGGGCTTTCACAGAATGGATATTTTCTGGCCTCTGATGCAGCTTTTGCAGCAAAATCAGAATACCATCTCAGGCAAGAGTTAA
- the LOC117920456 gene encoding transcription factor LHW-like isoform X3, producing the protein MNGYSSLWQVLRLYCWCLLFHMGFCNLDHWRRLQVAENVAVVACIKDSFDTLQNEVGFSVPFISNWNCLLHKVLYEDSEVVDSVKPKNSKLLSTNQAIPLFTVQDALQAFGEDLPLIHESESKKEISVFSVGLNEVSTLKGQCINNSQWGVIESNLSRFSCLEEELHAVSQYNNYNLEVLEESSEGIMKSYCAGGLIEPSVGDKDANDTGHRSTDSFFSFPLDCELHKALGLAMQRQTSDYIRGSSEDASSTAKPICNRDIVDVIEPLTQESSGYFAKGGDAVNLLEDVVANMHSGSDDTSSHRSNSVKSSTTLSGQFSTSSHVGNQSEGSALVQDDSLLWSHVKPEFVASRGNAFTNSSISSSSFKSTMTTLVDEEQQKKGYGCLQPRKGSKLSNVNKKRASPGNNQRPRPRDRQMIQDRVKELRELVPNGAKCSIDGLLDRTIKHMLFLRKTTDQAAKLKQRVHQEAASQKSENKCSHQNGTSWAFELGSELKVCPIVVEDLECPGHMLIEMLCNEHGLFLEIAQVIRGLELTILKGVMESRCDNMWAQFIVEVSRGFHRMDIFWPLMQLLQQNQNTISGKS; encoded by the exons ATGAATGGCTACTCCAGTTTGTGGCAGGTATTAAG ACTGTACTGCTGGTGCCTGTTATTCCACATGGGGTTTTGCAACTTGGATCATTGGAGAAG GCTGCAGGTTGCTGAAAATGTGGCTGTTGTTGCTTGTATTAAAGATAGTTTTGACACCCTTCAAAATGAAGTGGGGTTTTCAGTACCTTTCATCTCAAACTGGAATTGCCTACTCCACAAGGTTCTGTATGAAGACTCAGAGGTGGTTGACAGTGTCAAGCCCAAAAATAGCAAATTGTTGAGCACAAATCAAGCTATACCACTTTTCACGGTTCAAGATGCTCTTCAAGCATTTGGAGAAGATCTTCCATTGATTCATGAAAGTGAAAGCAAAAAGGAGATCAGTGTCTTTTCTGTGGGTTTAAATGAAGTATCAACTCTAAAAGGTCAGTGCATAAATAATAGTCAATGGGGGGTAATAGAGAGTAACCTATCCAGATTTTCTTGTCTGGAAGAAGAATTACATGCTGTTTCTCAGTATAACAACTACAATTTGGAGGTTCTTGAAGAATCTTCTGAAGGAATTATGAAGTCTTACTGTGCTGGAGGTTTGATTGAGCCGTCAGTTGGAGACAAGGATGCTAATGATACAGGCCATAGAAGTACAGACAGTTTCTTCAGTTTTCCCTTAGACTGTGAACTGCACAAAGCACTTGGATTGGCTATGCAGAGACAAACTAGTGATTATATTCGGGGATCATCTGAGGATGCATCTAGCACTGCAAAACCAATTTGCAATAGAGATATTGTTGATGTTATTGAGCCATTGACCCAGGAATCCAGTGGATATTTTGCCAAAGGAGGCGATGCAGTGAATCTCTTGGAAGATGTAGTTGCCAACATGCATAGTGGCTCAGATGATACGTCATCTCATAGATCCAATAGTGTTAAGTCATCTACAACCTTGTCAGGACAATTTTCTACCTCCTCCCATGTGGGTAATCAATCGGAAGGAAGTGCCTTGGTGCAAGATGATTCACTTCTGTGGAGCCATGTGAAACCTGAATTTGTTGCTAGCAGAGGAAATGCTTTTACTAATTCCTCGATTTCGTCGTCTTCATTTAAGAGCACAATGACCACATTGGTTGATGAAGAGCAGCAGAAAAAGGGGTATGGTTGCTTGCAGCCAAGGAAGGGCTCAAAGTTGTCTAATGTGAACAAAAAAAGGGCTAGTCCTGGTAATAACCAGAGGCCTAGACCGAGGGATAGACAGATGATTCAGGATCGAGTCAAGGAGCTGCGGGAACTTGTCCCAAATGGTGCCAAG TGCAGCATAGATGGCCTGTTAGATCGAACCATAAAGCACATGTTGTTTTTAAGAAAGACCACCGATCAGGCTGCAAAATTGAAGCAAAGGGTGCATCAAGAG GCAGCTAGTCAGAAGTCTGAAAACAAATGCAGTCATCAGAATGGGACAAGCTGGGCTTTTGAATTGGGAAGTGAGCTTAAAGTATGCCCCATAGTTGTCGAAGATCTTGAATGCCCTGGGCACATGCTCATTGAG ATGCTATGTAATGAGCATGGACTTTTCCTAGAGATTGCACAGGTAATTCGTGGATTAGAGTTGACCATCTTGAAGGGGGTGATGGAAAGCCGTTGCGACAATATGTGGGCTCAGTTTATCGTTGAG GTTTCTAGGGGCTTTCACAGAATGGATATTTTCTGGCCTCTGATGCAGCTTTTGCAGCAAAATCAGAATACCATCTCAGGCAAGAGTTAA
- the LOC117920456 gene encoding transcription factor bHLH155-like isoform X2, with protein sequence METSALRQLLKSFCNNSHWKYAVFWRLKHQNPMLLTWEDGYCDYPNPREPVESISDDIYLNNANDISSLNCEIDGFNGSYRYPVELAVANMSCLQYAFGEGVVGEVANTGNHCWVFTDDIFASRFNTIVPEMNGYSSLWQVLRLYCWCLLFHMGFCNLDHWRRLQVAENVAVVACIKDSFDTLQNEVGFSVPFISNWNCLLHKVLYEDSEVVDSVKPKNSKLLSTNQAIPLFTVQDALQAFGEDLPLIHESESKKEISVFSVGLNEVSTLKGQCINNSQWGVIESNLSRFSCLEEELHAVSQYNNYNLEVLEESSEGIMKSYCAGGLIEPSVGDKDANDTGHRSTDSFFSFPLDCELHKALGLAMQRQTSDYIRGSSEDASSTAKPICNRDIVDVIEPLTQESSGYFAKGGDAVNLLEDVVANMHSGSDDTSSHRSNSVKSSTTLSGQFSTSSHVGNQSEGSALVQDDSLLWSHVKPEFVASRGNAFTNSSISSSSFKSTMTTLVDEEQQKKGYGCLQPRKGSKLSNVNKKRASPGNNQRPRPRDRQMIQDRVKELRELVPNGAKCSIDGLLDRTIKHMLFLRKTTDQAAKLKQRVHQEAASQKSENKCSHQNGTSWAFELGSELKVCPIVVEDLECPGHMLIEMLCNEHGLFLEIAQVIRGLELTILKGVMESRCDNMWAQFIVEVSRGFHRMDIFWPLMQLLQQNQNTISGKS encoded by the exons ATGGAGACTAGTGCTTTAAGGCAGTTGCTTAAGAGCTTTTGCAACAATTCGCATTGGAAATATGCAGTCTTTTGGAGACTTAAGCACCAGAACCCAAT gCTTTTGACATGGGAAGATGGGTATTGTGATTATCCAAATCCAAGAGAACCTGTGGAAAGCATATCAGATGATATTTACTTGAACAATGCAAATGATATATCTTCTTTAAACTGTGAAATAGATGGATTCAATGGAAGTTATCGATATCCAGTGGAACTAGCAGTGGCTAATATGTCATGTCTTCAGTATGCATTTGGAGAGGG GGTTGTTGGTGAAGTGGCAAACACAGGAAACCACTGCTGGGTCTTCACTGATGACATTTTTGCCAGCAGATTCAACACTATAGTCCCTGAG ATGAATGGCTACTCCAGTTTGTGGCAGGTATTAAG ACTGTACTGCTGGTGCCTGTTATTCCACATGGGGTTTTGCAACTTGGATCATTGGAGAAG GCTGCAGGTTGCTGAAAATGTGGCTGTTGTTGCTTGTATTAAAGATAGTTTTGACACCCTTCAAAATGAAGTGGGGTTTTCAGTACCTTTCATCTCAAACTGGAATTGCCTACTCCACAAGGTTCTGTATGAAGACTCAGAGGTGGTTGACAGTGTCAAGCCCAAAAATAGCAAATTGTTGAGCACAAATCAAGCTATACCACTTTTCACGGTTCAAGATGCTCTTCAAGCATTTGGAGAAGATCTTCCATTGATTCATGAAAGTGAAAGCAAAAAGGAGATCAGTGTCTTTTCTGTGGGTTTAAATGAAGTATCAACTCTAAAAGGTCAGTGCATAAATAATAGTCAATGGGGGGTAATAGAGAGTAACCTATCCAGATTTTCTTGTCTGGAAGAAGAATTACATGCTGTTTCTCAGTATAACAACTACAATTTGGAGGTTCTTGAAGAATCTTCTGAAGGAATTATGAAGTCTTACTGTGCTGGAGGTTTGATTGAGCCGTCAGTTGGAGACAAGGATGCTAATGATACAGGCCATAGAAGTACAGACAGTTTCTTCAGTTTTCCCTTAGACTGTGAACTGCACAAAGCACTTGGATTGGCTATGCAGAGACAAACTAGTGATTATATTCGGGGATCATCTGAGGATGCATCTAGCACTGCAAAACCAATTTGCAATAGAGATATTGTTGATGTTATTGAGCCATTGACCCAGGAATCCAGTGGATATTTTGCCAAAGGAGGCGATGCAGTGAATCTCTTGGAAGATGTAGTTGCCAACATGCATAGTGGCTCAGATGATACGTCATCTCATAGATCCAATAGTGTTAAGTCATCTACAACCTTGTCAGGACAATTTTCTACCTCCTCCCATGTGGGTAATCAATCGGAAGGAAGTGCCTTGGTGCAAGATGATTCACTTCTGTGGAGCCATGTGAAACCTGAATTTGTTGCTAGCAGAGGAAATGCTTTTACTAATTCCTCGATTTCGTCGTCTTCATTTAAGAGCACAATGACCACATTGGTTGATGAAGAGCAGCAGAAAAAGGGGTATGGTTGCTTGCAGCCAAGGAAGGGCTCAAAGTTGTCTAATGTGAACAAAAAAAGGGCTAGTCCTGGTAATAACCAGAGGCCTAGACCGAGGGATAGACAGATGATTCAGGATCGAGTCAAGGAGCTGCGGGAACTTGTCCCAAATGGTGCCAAG TGCAGCATAGATGGCCTGTTAGATCGAACCATAAAGCACATGTTGTTTTTAAGAAAGACCACCGATCAGGCTGCAAAATTGAAGCAAAGGGTGCATCAAGAG GCAGCTAGTCAGAAGTCTGAAAACAAATGCAGTCATCAGAATGGGACAAGCTGGGCTTTTGAATTGGGAAGTGAGCTTAAAGTATGCCCCATAGTTGTCGAAGATCTTGAATGCCCTGGGCACATGCTCATTGAG ATGCTATGTAATGAGCATGGACTTTTCCTAGAGATTGCACAGGTAATTCGTGGATTAGAGTTGACCATCTTGAAGGGGGTGATGGAAAGCCGTTGCGACAATATGTGGGCTCAGTTTATCGTTGAG GTTTCTAGGGGCTTTCACAGAATGGATATTTTCTGGCCTCTGATGCAGCTTTTGCAGCAAAATCAGAATACCATCTCAGGCAAGAGTTAA